In Haematobia irritans isolate KBUSLIRL unplaced genomic scaffold, ASM5000362v1 scaffold_81, whole genome shotgun sequence, a single genomic region encodes these proteins:
- the LOC142242853 gene encoding poly [ADP-ribose] polymerase-like — protein PKIKRERPPLYNLIFAHIGLKDSEKDLKQRLANLGAKLDAKITEHTIAIFSTPKEVQRMTSRMEKAKDLGIHIIPTDFLDNVESNRAAAISYISSMTLCDWGKDPAAKIPQDEPKSIKSKSIYTKSVPKSMTLKIKDGLAVDPDSGLENVAHVYVSRNKDNYNVVLGRVDLQSNKNSYYKIQVLESDKNEKFWVFRSWGRIGTTIGGNKLDSFPTLYEAIESFNSIYLDKTGNHFENRANFIKVILVCAAETSYRSCKDCFWHVCMLFHCSHLSEASTLVLQR, from the exons GCCTAAGATCAAACGCGAACGTCCACCACTTTACAATTTAATCTTTGCTCACATCGGATTAAAAGACTCTGAAAAGGATTTGAAACAACGTCTTGCCAACCTTGGTGCTAAACTTGACGCAAAGATAACAGAACATACTATTGCGATATTTTCAACACCAAAAGAAGTTCAACGCATGACAAGTCGCATGGAAAAGGCCAAAGATCTTGGAATTCATATTATACCTACAGACTTTTTGGATAATGTGGAATCAAATAGAGCTGCGGCTATTAGTTACATCAGCAGCATGACATTGTGCGATTGGGGTAAGGATCCCGCAGCTAAAATACCCCAAGATGAGCCAAAAAGTATAAAATCGAAAAGTATTTACACGAAATCAGTGCCAAAGTCAATGACTCTAAAGATAAAAGATGGTTTAGCAGTGGACCCGGACAGTGGTTTGGAAAACGTTGCTCATGTCTACGTTTCTCGTAATAAGGATAACTACAATGTTGTTCTCGGCAGGGTGGACTTGCAgagtaataaaaattcatactaCAAAATCCAAGTCTTAGAAAGTGACAAAAATGAGAA gttttgggtattcCGATCATGGGGAAGAATTGGAACGACTATTGGAGGAAATAAATTGGATAGTTTTCCAACGTTGTACGAAGCAATCGAATCGTTCAATTCCATATATTTAGATAAAACCGGAAATCATTTTGAAAATCGTGCTAATTTTATTAAG GTGATCCTAGTGTGTGCTGCGGAAACATCCTATCGCAGTTGTAAGGACTGCTTCTGGCatgtttgtatgttattccactgctctCACTTGTCTGAGGCGTCCACACTGGTGCTGCAaaggtag